The following DNA comes from Erigeron canadensis isolate Cc75 chromosome 3, C_canadensis_v1, whole genome shotgun sequence.
TGATTACAGGTTTGAAGGGCAAGAAAATACATTGGGACCATATTGCTTAATGAACCATTCAGAGGTTTTGGAACTTGATGCTTCAAACATGGTCTTTTCGAGGCCAAGCCGCCCAATCACCTTCGCTATGATGTCCGATCGAACAGAATCAGCATATCTGCACACATCTTCAGCATCAATTTGTATCATATCCGCTCCAGCTTCCAAGCATCTCTCTGCCCTTCTGATTAAAAGATCGACATCCTCCACGCGTTCTGCATTTTAGAAACAGTTATTTTCATTTCCCACATTATGCAACTTGTGTTAATCGTAATCTCAAGACTATAATAACATGATGATTTAGTTTAAGGTGCGTTATAGAAACCCTTCCCTCAAAATATCTTGATCGCTAAGTAAATACAACAATGAAACAATATAGTCTCTCCACCGCTCTAcatttacacaaaaaaaaaagcagtCTGCATGAACAGTGGACTAGTGGAGAGAAGGATAACCGTATACCAGTTGTCCGGGGAGCTGGAACAACATAAGCCCCAAATGCTCTTGCATGGGCTGGGGGAATGTCTGCCTTGTTGAACTTCACAGCAAATTGAGGATTGGCTTTAAGCCCTTCGCTCTTGATAATCCGTATGTATCTCAACAGAGTTTCTTCAGGAAGTTCAAGTGATCCCACGTTCAGCTCTACTGTGTCAAATCCCAGTTGCTTACATTCCTGTAAAACATTCATACAGCTTAGAAGGACAGATTTCAACTTATATGATTGACATTCTCTGACCAGGATTACCTGTATGTATTCTTTAAAAGAAGATGAGCCTTTTTGTAGCATATATTCAGCCCAGTCACCGGTACTAACATAGATATCATGTTCATGAGCCAATTTTGTTGCTTCTCTAATAAAGGACTTGGGTATCAAACTTTCGGATCCTCCTGTAAACTTTAAACCATCAACAAACTGTCCCATGGACTCCAGCATATCCTGTTCAAGCATACATACAAGTACAAGTAAGAAAAACAGTAAAACAATTGTTTTTCCCCACAAAAGTTCTAACTTATTTCATGCATCAAACTATGCTACCAAATCATCCCGTTGAAATCATTAAACCATAAAAGAGAGGTAGATCATCCCTCCTATCCCACACATCATTGAAACAACACTATAATCTTCTGGTAGGACGACAAAACATAATCACTAACACTTATCAAAGGACAAAAATGTGGGCAAACTTGATCACATAGCTTTTATGTTACAGTAGTACTGTATTTACATGTGGTTTCAAACAGCAATTAGCATAACTAAACTGCCAATAAATGTGTTAACATGTCGAATGTAATTAGTTTTAGCCTTGAGAAACGTAGTATAGATCTGTCGAATTCTATAGATTCACGGTTCCAGAAAGCAAGGCATAATAATACTCGCATTATATAACGCAAAACCCCATACCCTTTTTATGGTTACATTTTCCCAGTAAAAAGAATATCGTATCATACCCTGTGTAATCTATTTGAaaatttattacatacaatgcacatgaaTAAAGTTTCATACACACTATGACAATTCATGATTCTAAGATACTAATCCTCCCTATTTAAAATGCATTATAAGatgtaagtaactgctcagtgccgccttctacgggttttgagccccagtGTCTCGACGGTGTattggggaggttaagatgtaggcagataGAGaggcttccagtttctacctaaatggtagaaaatgcaTTATAAGATGATCATTGCtattcagtaaaaaaaaaaattaaaaacaacttattaattctttcatcAATTGAATATAACtttaaagagagagagagacctGGAGCAAGTTGTGAGAGAAGAGAGAGGTGTGGTTTGGGCCGCGGATCTCCGTGACACCGAATCTGCGTGGTTTCTCAGGGCGATCTTCTTCGTCTTCCACAAAGCTCTTCCATCttcttctattattattattattattattattataattgtatACCGCCATTATATCAATTCTCTCTCCTCTGTCGATGGATACCTACCAACCTGCCTAGCTTAATTAACTTAATGTTGTGAACtgattttgataataatatgtGACGGAGAACTGGAGGAGAGAAATTGGTGAAATTGAGAAGCAGATGTTTGATAATGGAAGGGTTCTAGAAAATGTTAGAAGAAGCGCATAATttccatttttttcattttcatttttcgtatTTAGTACGTACTATCAATGGATAGATGGATGTTTCTGGTGTTTCTTACGTGTCAGTTTGCCACGTTAGTTAAATTCAATTGGTATCCTTAAATCGAATTAACTAGTTTTTTCTTTcactaaacttttttttttttatgtataaaataataaatatataaatacataagctAGTTTTGTTAATTGCCCTTAAactttagctcaatggttgaaagatcATCCTTTCTTGTAAAAGGTTTTGTGTTCAAGCTTTGAGAAGGACATAAAAATTAAGTCTCTTTATGAGGACTTGA
Coding sequences within:
- the LOC122592515 gene encoding protein HEAT-STRESS-ASSOCIATED 32 gives rise to the protein MAVYNYNNNNNNNNRRRWKSFVEDEEDRPEKPRRFGVTEIRGPNHTSLFSHNLLQDMLESMGQFVDGLKFTGGSESLIPKSFIREATKLAHEHDIYVSTGDWAEYMLQKGSSSFKEYIQECKQLGFDTVELNVGSLELPEETLLRYIRIIKSEGLKANPQFAVKFNKADIPPAHARAFGAYVVPAPRTTERVEDVDLLIRRAERCLEAGADMIQIDAEDVCRYADSVRSDIIAKVIGRLGLEKTMFEASSSKTSEWFIKQYGPNVNLFIDHSQVLDLECLRGRNLGKNHRSVLDSSFFF